The window CTTCACACACTTTGGTGTTGCGTATCCTAGCTATGAGGCTGGTCAGAACTGGTAGGGCCAGAAAGTAAGGGCTGCATGGCACCCCAAGGAGATAGAGGCCCAAAATGCTCAggccccaaaaggccagcagcacctccagcctccatatcttcatcttgaacacggttttcatcctgagcctgaagcccaaacactgctctcactctGGCTCCTTGCTCACAGGTGTAACCTAAAACACAGCAGCCAGCTCTTAGCAGTGGCCCCGGGAGagcagccccaaccctcccagCCAAAAGGATGCCTGGGGTCTGGGCTTTAGGCACCTGAAAAACCCAGCGAGCACCCTGCTCCTACCCACCACCGTGCTCCTCCGCACAGCTCCGCTACCGCACTCAGCTGACGCTGACTGTGGCCACCTCAACACACTTTGCCTTCGTCAGCTGCTCAATCAGCTTATTCCTCGCTGACGCGCAGGCAAAATGACAGCcaagcccccaaaccccacttcTATAGGGCCACGTTTGTGGTGCAATGGTGACATCACTTTGACACGCAGTGGTTGCCATGGTagccctgggcagagctgcacttggtgtccccaggcagggacctttgtcagggcagcagggactgaGATGGAGAAGATGCTAAAACTTATCCAAATTAGTCTTTAGCTACACATACGGTAAAATATCCTAATTATCGGGGATGTGGATGGGAACTTCAAACTATCCTAACTATAGGGATGTAGATGAGAACCTTAGGAGaagcagatgtaaaaagaagataTAGCTCAAGGCCAACGGATGAGGGAAGAATGAACATCTCAttaggaaagaaagaacaactcgttggcaggaaaaaaggcaaaggtaaacaaaaaacttctaaatactgtccaacagcaggtcaaagtctgctttctacagaaaaatcccTCTTGTGTGTGTCCCCAAGCAGAGGATCACCGCATTCCTCACAGCATGTTTCACTAGCAGACAGGGGACACCTTAGTCAGTGCTCTGTGCAAATCTTGAGCATCAGTCTCagcagttttgttcattttgcccTGCAGATCCAGGCAGATTTTTGTGGTACCCAGGGACTCCATCAGGGATCAGGAGATCTTTACATCTTTGGGATGGAGGGCCAGATCCtggtgaatttgaaaaaaaaatcctgccaggATCTGTTGtgggaactggggttatttagcctcCAGAAAAGGGGGATGAGGAGAGAAAGTGGGGCCAGATGGGGACACCAGAGAGCTTGGTACCCTCCAGCATTGGAGCTAAGTCAGAGAACTCGTTGCTCCTCCAGGCATCATCAGGCACATCCCGTGAGGGCACACTGCACCACCTCTCACCCCTTGTGCCCTTTTCCACATGCTCTCAGAAACACGCAAGAGCTTTTGGCTCCCAGGTTTGTAAGCAGGACCTGTATACATCAGCAAAGGAGCTGCCACTCTGCCCTGGTATTTCTGCAGCTCTTGCAGGGAAGAAGCTTTGCCCTGAGCAGGAAtgaagggaggcagggagcagtgccAGCAACAATCAATTTCTCTTGGAGAGCTGTGCTTTGCCGGAGTTTCATACTCTTGGTGCTTCCCCACCTGGCCTCACTCACCCAGGGCCTCCATCCCTGCTTCTGCCACCCCCTCCTCCACCATCTCCACCCCCAACTGTGCCCGGCCCTTCTTCTTGGGCAGCCTGGCCAAGAGCTGAGAGGAGCACCCCCGGCAGCCATTTGGGGACAATGAGGGCTGCCCAGGGGCCATTCTGTGGTGAGGAATGGCCACCCTGGCAGCCATTTTGTGAGGTGCCATGGCTGCCCTGGTGGCCTTTGCCATTGCCCATTTTTTCCCTCACTCCTCAATACCTGTcttcccttgccctgctggcagcactttgCCCAGTGCAGCCCACAAGAGCAGCAGCCCTCTTTGTGGCGAGGGCCCTTTGCTGGCTCCGGTTCAGCTCGgtgcccaccaggaccccaggcCCTTCTCTGCCGGCTGCCCCCAGCAGGAGGTGGTGCCGGGCTTGCTCCACCCCAGGGGCAGGACCCTGCGCTTCTTAAGGAACTTCTTGAGGCTCCTCTCAGCCCTTTCCTCCGGcctgtctgtctgagctggctgTGAGCCCCAGGGGTGTCCAGCCAGCACCCTCACTAACCCAGGGcctctggtcctgctgcctccaccacctcctccacagctccagccccaaactggGCTGGACCCAGCCCTCATCAGGGGAGAATGAGCCAGGGCTGCCACTGCTAAGGACGCAAGGACCTGGGAAGGGTAATGGGGTCAGAGGGACAGGGCCCAGCCCAGTGCTGGGTGGAGGTGACTTTGAGGCTGTGGAGAAGGGCCCttgctgcctgagcaatggcctTCCTTCACTATTGCCTCCTAAACAGACCCTCTGCAGAGTGCCCCAGGCATGGGCCCAGCTCTCGGCTCATCCCTACTGTGCCCGGGGAGAGTTTGGGGTGATACCAAACCTGGCTCCTACCTTGGCCTTGGTGTTGCGTATCCTAGCTATGAGGCTGGTAAGAACTGGTAGGGCCAGAAAGTAAGGGGTACATGGCATCCCAAGGAGATAGAGGCCCAAAACGCTCAggccccaaaaggccagcagcacctccagcctccgtatcttcatcttgaacacggttttcatcctgagcctgaagcccaaacactgctctcactctGGCTCCTTGCTCACAGGTGTAAGCTAAAACACAGCATCCCAGCTCTCTGGGATCTCTCAGATTGTTTGCAGGCACCTCCATATCATGCCAGGATCATGAAGAAACTGTTGGGGTGGAAATGTGACTGAGAATGAGCCAGGGCTGCCACTGTGGGGACCCAGGCGGCAGTGGCATCTCATAGCCAGAGGCCGCTGCagagcctggcacagctctgggatGGGGCTGATCACCTTTCCgtgccttcctcctgctcttccAGCTCAGTCAGCTTCCCGGCTAGCTCAGTCGGTAGAGCGTTAGACTCTTAATCTCAAGGTTGTGGGTTCGTGCCCCACGTTGGGCACCATTCCACCCCTCGCCTCTgttaaaagcatatttaagattACTCACAATATACGCTTACTTTACAAGTAAGCAATATACAATATACTCTTACTTTACAAGTAAGCTGCTCAGAACAGGTAGGGCCAGAAAGTAAGGGGTACATGGCACCCCAAGGAGATAAGAGGCCCACAGTGCTCAGGTcccaaaaggccagcagcacctccagcctccatatcttcatcttgaacacggttttcatcctgagcctgaagcccaaacactgctctcactctGGCTCCTTGCTCACAGGCATAAATTCCTGGAGTGCATTGAGGATAACGTCCAGGTActagacaaaccaaccagagaAGTGTTACTGGACCTGACGTTCACCAACGCAGATAAACTCATTAAGGAGATAAAGATTGGAGGGtgtctgggctgcagtgaccaaGCCCTGGTTCAACTGGTGGTCTCAAGGAATATGGGCCTGGTGAAGAGCAAAGTCAGAGGTCTTAACTTCCAACGATCGAAATTCCAGCTATTTAAAGACCTAGTGATCAAATTCCTGGAGCAGTGTCCTTAGGGATAAaggagctgaacagagctggcaactctttCAGGATGcaccaaaagcagcgtggccagcagggcgaaGGAGGGGATTGCCCCCTAAGCTCTGCTGTCGtcagaccccacctggagccctgatTTCTCCCATTTCCTCACTGCCTGAGTACTGCGGGGTTTACAACATACTCAATGCCCTTCTATACCATgcatgtacaattttatttgaccaactgttaagttttccttttatttcccccccccacccccccttctTGTTTCATGAGTagaggatttttgtttttcctgatttcatactgctcatcctgtttttcttagctatcctccttattttgggacagGGGGAGTTTCCCCTTACCTGCTTAACATACTCcccactgctgtgctgcacaaccacttttgaatatgcaaggttagtggaattttccactgccaAAACACCTGCTATTGCAAAACCACAACTTTCTTTCTCACAATTCCCTCTTTTCTTACTCCTATTGTTATTTTTGCACCTCTTCACATAACCCACTCTGGAGTTTTTCCAACATTAAGGCACAATATATTTGTTCAGATGTCATGGGGGGTTACAGATATACAATgccattattattatatacaatattattattatattattatatacaatgtacaaatacattattattattatatgcaATGACAGATATACAatgccattattattattatttattattattattattattattattattattattattattattattattattattattattattattattataccaACAAGTAGTCATTTGAGCCAATTCCATTCAGGTAACCACAAAGTGAGTTTCTCACAAATGTTTTTACATCCCCAGGAAGTGTCATCTTGAGCCACTCTACGTAGGatcttgttgtgttttttttttttttccaaatatttttgagatCAGTCAAATTCGTCCCTTTTGATGTACATGTATACAGCAACTAGCATTAACTACAGCACATGCTTCTCCTTGTGAGGTTAATAGTAAATCTAATATCATTTGATTCCGGAGTACTATTTTTACAAACTTGTTACCTCCTTTTGTAGTGCCTGGTCTGCATCCAGCATGTTcttttctagttcttcaattaTAGGTGAGATATTTACAATACCTTTTTCCAATTCATTCACCCCTAACCAAGGTAAAAACCACCTtgcaaaactgtgaaatgccctgtttctttttcctagaAGTTTATCTGGAGTCCTCTCAATTCTGCATGTGGTCTCAAGGGGCTTTGGCTTTGTGGGTTTTCAATAATAGTTACATGTGGAATTATTGCCCCCAGGGTGCAAGCTCCCTTCCACCCTAGGGACAACACCTTCCTGGCTTTATGGCCACATAGCCAGTACCGCCACTTGCCATTTGGGACAGGCGATTCGGTTACAGGATTCTCATGTTGTATCTGGTGTGCATTACGTATATGTGCAGTTTGAGATCAATGAGCTCTTCCCCATCACAACTATGGTGCAGGGAGCACCAGCATTAAAAGGGTTTCTCAAATAAAACTCCCAGCCTCACCAAAACgttcttttatcttttattgCTGCCTCTCCCTACACCATGATTGACATGGTGTGGGAGAGCGCAGTCATCTCAGGTGACGTCTGCTGGTCATCTGCCATGGGGCCAGCACATcccaaatttctttctttcccaagCTGGACGGTTGTTCTTCGAGTGCTTCTCCGTACTCTGTTCTTAATCCGCCCCCACAAGTGCCAGAGACACTTCAGCAAGCCACGGTGACCTAGGCCAACGAATATTACCTGTGGCAGTGGCTCCAacccagctctctgcagccgGTCAAGGGCATCCGGGACAGGTGGCTGTGCCCATGGGGGCAGAGGCCACATGGGATCTGGGGCGTGGAGAGAGTTCTCCTGTCCTGCTCCACGCACAGCCACAGTGCTAGTGACTGTGGAGTGTGTCTCACGCTGATATACTTTAGGATCCGTTCCCTCCTTCCTGCTTGGTCTCTTCTGCAGGCTCGATCCCTCTTGTGGGTCCCTAGGCAGAGGCTCAGAGCATATCTCACAGCATTCCTCACAGCATTCCTCGCAGCATTCCTCACAGCATTCCTCAGAGGAATCCTCAGAGGAATCCTCAGACCTTTCTTCATTACCCGCATTTTTGGGTAGCTCtaccatttctttccattcgtGTACCGTCTTCCCACCAACAGCCAGTTCAAAGCCTAGCTCCACCTTAATTTTCACCTCTTCCTCATACACCAGGATGTCCAGGGAGTGGATGAAGATGGTCAGACTGGGCATGGCATGGGTTGCTGCTTCACTCTTGCTGTGGTGTGGACAGCTGCTCGTGAGGCACCGACGGCACTTCAGGCAGACGGGGAATACCTTATTCAATGCTCTGTGCAAGTCTTGAGTATCACCCTCATCAATTTTGTTCAGTTcgctcagcagctcctggcagatTTCTGTGGTGTCCAGGGACGCCGTCAGGGATCTGGAGATCTCTTGTGTGTTCATGATGGAGGGCTGGATCCTGTTGAATTCTGATCTTGTGGCCCCTAAAGTTCTTCTTCGATGGCCATCTGATGTTTGCCATGGCAAATGTGTTGCAGACACATCGTTGCAGACAATTGGCAAATCTGTTGCAGACACATCtgttgctgtgctttggatGTTGCTTTCGctttgtccttttctttgtgGTTTCAGCTGGTTGCGGGGGGAGCTGTTGGACAGGAAAGAGCCAACACCATCCGTTAGGCTTCTCCTTACAGAACAACCAGGTGatctcccagcaccctgcagccagccctgccagctctgggATGCTCTGGGAGACGTAAActcttggggacatggggcaaGCTCCGTGCACAGCATGGTGCTGCGCCTCTTCCTGCCATAGGAGGAAAGGGCCGTCCtggtcctggggctggggacagagaGGGGTGCTAGGAATGGGGGCAGCCAGTGCGCTCTGTGGCAAGGGCTACAGTGGTACTCAGCGGACTGAGGGGAGATCTCCTTCTGGCCTTCAGCTTCCTCATGGCAGGCAacagaggggcaggcactgatgTTTTCTGTCTGGTGAGCAGTGATAGGCCCCATGGGAAAAGCATGAAGCTTGCAGAAATATGGTTTGATTGGGGGCGGGgggctgtgtggagccaggtgttggacttgataatccttgtGGGTCCATTCCAACTCAAGGTTTTCTGTGATAGATTCTGTGGATGTTAGCAGAGAGCACCTGCTCTACTGCTAAGGGGCAGCTGCTCGGGCAGGGGGATGTAGGTGTGGGGTTCCCCATCCAGGAGCTCCCAGAGGGGAATGCTCCACACAGGAGTGAGCTCTGCTTACCCTGCTAGCAGATTGTTTGCAGGTACCTCCACATCGTGCCAGGATCGTGAAGAAACTGTTGGGGTAGAAATATGACTGAGAATGAGCCAGGGCTGCCACTGTGGGGACCCAGGCGGCAGTGGCATCTCATAGCCAGAGGCCGCTGCagagcctggcacagctctgggatGGGACTGCTCACCTTTCCgtgccttcctcctgctcttccAGCTCACTTTCTTCCCAGAAGAGCCCTACACCAGAAAGCAAGCCTGGCTCAGTGGGGAGTGTCCCCTCGTGGCCAGGATGGCCCCTGCTCAGGAGGCAAGGACCTGGGAAGGGTAATGGGGTCACAGGGACAGGGCCCAGCCCAGTGCTGGATGGAGGTGACTTTGAGGCTGTGGAGAAGGGCCCttgctgcctgagcaatggcctTCCTTCACTATTGCCTCCTAAATAGACCCTCTGCAGAGTGCCCCAGGCATGGGCCCAGCTCTCGGGTCATCCCTGCTGTGCCCGGGGAGATTTTGGAGTGATAGAAACCTGGCTCCTACCTTGGCTTTGGTGTTATGTATCCTGGCCACGAGGCTTGCCAGAACAGGTAGGGCCAGAAAGTAAGGGGTGCATGGCACCCCAAGGAGATAGAGGCCCACAGTGCTCAGGCCCaaaaaggccagcagcacctccagcctccataTCTTCAGCTTAAACACGGTTTTCATCCTGAGCCTGAAGCCCAAACACTGCTCTCACTCCGTCTCCTTGCTCAGAGATGTaacctaaaacacagcacccaGCTCTCAGAAGTGGCCCTGTGAGagcagccc is drawn from Anas platyrhynchos isolate ZD024472 breed Pekin duck chromosome 3, IASCAAS_PekinDuck_T2T, whole genome shotgun sequence and contains these coding sequences:
- the LOC140002047 gene encoding uncharacterized protein, which codes for MKTVFKLKIWRLEVLLAFLGLSTVGLYLLGVPCTPYFLALPVLASLVARIHNTKAKGSSGKKVSWKSRRKARKVSSRSWHDVEVPANNLLAGSPRNQLKPQRKGQSESNIQSTATDVSATDLPIVCNDVSATHLPWQTSDGHRRRTLGATRSEFNRIQPSIMNTQEISRSLTASLDTTEICQELLSELNKIDEGDTQDLHRALNKVFPVCLKCRRCLTSSCPHHSKSEAATHAMPSLTIFIHSLDILVYEEEVKIKVELGFELAVGGKTVHEWKEMVELPKNAGNEERSEDSSEDSSEECCEECCEECCEECCEICSEPLPRDPQEGSSLQKRPSRKEGTDPKVYQRETHSTVTSTVAVRGAGQENSLHAPDPMWPLPPWAQPPVPDALDRLQRAGLEPLPQVIFVGLGHRGLLKCLWHLWGRIKNRVRRSTRRTTVQLGKERNLGCAGPMADDQQTSPEMTALSHTMSIMV